Part of the Gadus chalcogrammus isolate NIFS_2021 chromosome 22, NIFS_Gcha_1.0, whole genome shotgun sequence genome is shown below.
CATAGTACCTTGtttcatataaaatatataatagatGCCATGCATACAGGGTTTCTAGCCAAGACTAATTTGCAACCCCTGTCACAGCTGAAGTCAACTCCGATACGGTGTGACAAGGATATCTTGATGGGTGTCTGCAAGGCAAAGGAAACCTCCATAATTAACATCATAACACTTCAGCTACTCCGCCGTCCGCACTCAGGTGGTGAGGCGGTTTGGCCAGTTGCCATGGCGACTGTTAGACGCCGTCAAATTTTCAAGGGAAGACGCAGGGCTAATTTTCTGATAGCAGGCCACACTCTGTCACACTCTAGATATAAGAGCCAGGCTCGGAGGGAATTAAGTTAAAAGCCCGTGAGGACGGCACTTTTCTGTTTTGATTCCCCGATTCTGCATTGAACCAAGGTCATGCAAGACAGATTAGTGAATGGGGCTTGTATACCacacaatgcatcatgggatttttttggGTTGGCCATCatattgagaggactcaagagaTTTGTAATACTGTAAAATCCTATTACAACGTAATATACCGTAACTTAGGCTAATGAAAACATTTTTGTTGCAATGTCTCGCATGAGAAACGctgtggcagtttcaaacacaacaatgtctcccCGTAATTCTTTCACGATTAATTACTCAACAATAACCAAAAAAGCATGACTATTAACATAATTGCTAACTTTCCAGTGCTCCTGTGCTTCCAACATGGAGGCGGTCATTGCGATGTGAGGTAGAGATGAATAAGCCTTATAGGACATATCTTACTGACACAGTGGTGTATAACATACCATAAGTGAGTCAAAGTAAGAAAGTGACTctggaaaaaataaagtcaATCTTAAGGAGATAACTTAGGTAGTAAAAGTCATAAAGTAGctcaaataaaatgtacttaGGGTAGAAATCCTGAGGATGTCATGTAAATAAATGTCTGTTGAGTCAATATCAAGCCCCGAACAAGGTAACACAATCATACGGCTTatgttgttgccatggtgacttgtatagatattttatttgtgaacaaTATTTAATTGAACTACTCACAGAGACCATTGATATAACATTACAGAACAAGATATGAGCAAATATGTTTGCACAAAAATAGAATCCATACAATTGGTTGTcacatacacatatttattcattgtttatttcatttattttaattgataaTCTTAGTTTGGCATGTTATTGTTGATACAATCGATGAACCGGCTGAAGCTTATTACAACGTAGGCTAGGTATTACTGCAAAATCACTGTTCAATTATATAGAAACCACAATGTCCTTATGAAGTCATTAGTACCTCAACAGaacaaaacaactaaaacagtcttTTTACAGATTGTTGTTACACAAACTTCCAAGTGTTCATATAGAAACAGATATCATCTATCAAGAACAACAGTGATTATCAAAAAGTGCAATGCAATATTACACGCTATGCAGGTTAAAGAATGCGATGTAAGAAGTTAAAAATGTATTCCAATAAAGGTTGAATCAAAACGACATAAAATAATGAAACAGAAACTTCTGGAAGTATAGAATATATACAGCAGTGAGAGCCTGCAAACctcccagacagagctcccacATTGACAGCCCTCTGAACCAAGTCGGTTGTTACATCTGGGCGAATATCTGCGGCTATCTTTCCTGCTAGTGGTGGGTCCCACATCGTTCCAGGGAGCTCATTCCATGATGTGTGTACAGCCACAAACCAAGCCGGTTTCTCTGAGCTTATGCTTTCTCATAAGATCAGTTGTGGGAGAATCTACTCAAGCATCTTTTAAGAGGTACTCATGTGATGAACAATCAAACACACTTCCCGATATTGAGatgaatataaatgttttttcacTCTTGTTCTGGGTTTTATGGTGGCTTGATATCATCATATCATCATATTATGTCATATCATCAGGCGATAATCGTTGAATCAATTTAAGTATTTGTCAACCATTATTGTTACACATATGAATTCTCGTTCGGTGCAGGCAGATAATCTTCAAAAATGCGGCAggaaattattattatctggCGGCCTTCTTATGACATAATGTGGTTTGGCATGATACGTCAATTAGGCTGAGGACAATAGTCACAGAGCAATCGGgtcttattttgtattattgatGTAATCATGTGGCTTCCAGCATTCAACAGCTCCTCAGTGCATCACATAGGACACAACAACGTATACAAAGCAGCTCACCTATAGTTAACCTTTAAAAGGAACCTTTAAAAGGAACCTTTCATGAAACATATCAAATCGGTCCCTCATTAGCTAAAGAAAACAACgcaaagacaaaaacaacaaacagaatGGTTCAGCACTTGTCATGGAGAAGATTACAGGCTGAAATGATTTGCTCATCTCATTATTATTCCATAATTTACAACTCCTTCCTTGTTCCACTAACTGATACCCTTTCTTGATGCAAGAGCAGCAGTGATACAATGGAAAGGTTTGAAATATACGACAGACCGGCGCTTCAAAGAGATTAACAGAGAAGGCGTCTTATGCGCATCACAAGCCCTGCATAAACCCAAAGTACTGCTTACTGGCTTCGTCTTAATCCTCTCATGTCTTCTGTCAGTCTCTTCTTTACGTGATGAAAAGAGAAGAACCAACGATCAAAGGGTCCATTGTGGACGTTAAAATGTCGGATTGGTTTATTGAAGCCTGTGTACTGTACGTGTGATGTGGAATAAGTGACAGTATGCCAACCAAGTGCCTTTTTTGATCTTCTGAGGGCCCCTAGTCACATCCTACTTGACGCCACTCACATATGACTTATCAAACCCATTTTCTCAGCTTTGATTAAttctaatgtatttatttatacatatttattcgCTTTTTTCATAATTGTCATTGAGCGCTTTTCTCCCGACTCCATTCATTGTGGCCTAAGCCAGACAATCTATAGGCGTCCTGGGGGGATTTTCTCTGTGGATAGATTGGCAGAATTGTTGCACATTTTAAGATAGAGGTTAAATCAGTCATGGGAATCCATAAACTATAGGGATAAACTTACTCTACACAGCCCAATGCAGAGGGAGTCACCTCTAGGCCAAGACTGTGAGTCTCACATTAAGTATTGATTTAACttattttcattgattttgtcCCTGcgtgacacatacacatactcttAATTAAGATTAGTTTCATCGTTGCTGTATATCGGCGCACATAAGCAGATAGCAAGTGTAGCAAACATCTGGCTCATCTCTCTTCTCAGCATTTCAAACATCAGAGGGGAATACAAATGAGAAGTTGGCGGGGATTCAATTTTGATGTACTTCAAATGCACTTTCATAATTCGTTTCGGAGCACTCTGGTGACATTTTTGACACCAGTCTCGATCTCGATGTGAAATACAGAAGGAGATTGTTGAGTGTGACCCACATGATTGATTGTTTGAACGCCAGTGGGTTGAACATTACAGTTCCCGTCACAGTTGGGAACGCACAGTTTAGAAACACATCATTTCAATAGGGTCTTTGATACGTTTGCATCAAAAGGCAAATTAGTCCCAGGGACGATTCCCTTCTTATTATCATGCCGATCGTTCCAGTGATTCGCTGCTGGATATGTCCATGAACAAAGCTGTAGCTGCAATATTCACCCCAGCACTCGATACAACACTGACGAGAATGAACATTTTTGCTACGTGCTATTTCTCTCCTCTGGTATGTGAAGGTATCCTCATGAGTCACGCAAAGCTACTGAGGTGGAATAAACCTTgctcataatcatttaaatatatttttattcaaaCGGCTTCGCAGATAATTGGCAAATTTGAACTGTACCTTTAATTGATAATTAAATTCGTGATTCAGGCATGAACATGCATGCAAACTGAATTGAATCACCAAAGTCTTCAGAGACGGAAGCATGTTTATGGGCACCGCTGGGAACAAATGTAAACATCGATCCTGCTCCGCATGAGGTCAAGAGCTCTCTGTTGTACGTAGCTTTGAATGACAGATACTTGACTAATAAAGTCTAACCTAAAACAGCAAAGCGAATCAGGACCACTATGAGCTTTATAAACAGACATATTTTATCGGGCTGGCTTATCAAGATGGGAAAGCATGTTTGAATAAACACTGTGACTGTGAAATATATTGAAATGCAGAAATAGTTGCTAATTGAGGGGAAATGCTCCACGGACCATTAAATCTGGATCCAAAGCATTTATATTGGCTGTTGTATTTGTGTCATGATCCTCTGTTAGTTGCAGGATGACCGTGATCATGTCAGCTACATATTCAGCAGTGTGACGTTTTTAAAGAGAAAAAACCTCACTGAAGCGTATTTGATTACAGAAAACATTTGTTAAGATCAACAGTTGTTAAGACGCTAAGTGTGTATAGGCTTCTATTGATCTTTGTGGTCTTCCCCATGTGAGTCCAGTGTGtattctttgtctttgtggtcTTCCCCATGTGAGTCCAGTGTGtattctttgtctttgtggtcTTCCCCATGTGAGTCCATTGTGtattctttgtctttgtggtcTTCCCCATGTGAGTCCAGTGTGtattctttgtctttgtggtcTTCCCCATGTGAGTCCATTGTGtattctttgtctttgtggtcTTCCCCATGTGAGTCCATTGTGtattctttgtctttgtggtcTTCCCCATGTGAGTCCAGTGTGTGTACCCTTAGTCTTTGTGGTACAGCTGGATATTTTACAGTTgtttcaaaagtcaaatgtaaGATGTCTCCATCGCCACGTCTCCCCCGGCGTCTGGATTGATGCTTATGTGGTCCAACAGCTCTGCTTGCTGTCACctaccaccccctcacccctctcacccccacaacccccGCACCGCAGAGTATGGCAGAGAGAAACACCAGTCTGAGAAAATGGGAATCCACTGAACACTTTTAGTTCAGTCCACCCACAAGTCCAGGGAACCTTGATAGACAATtacacccctcccccacaaacacaaacatatacacacacacacacacacacacacacacacacacacacacacacacacacacacacacacacacacacacacacacacacacacacacacacacacacacacacacacacacacacacacacacacacacacctctgtctgCATTTTGTTCCTAGCAAGGCTGGCTCTCCTATTCTCCTGGGTTTCAAGAATGATGTTCCATCCATAGCTATTCAGGATGAAGACAACAGGAAAGGAACGGGTTCTCTTATTCCCTCGATGCAAAGTCTTTTTGAATCCATTATTAAATGATGGACCATGATGAAAATGCTCTACACTGGTTCTTTCAGAAAACGCATTTGGTCGGGGCGATTAGGCGATTCTTTgtagttgttttgttgttttaagTCAGTGGCTGCAATCGAATTGGCTATGCATCTATTCAGCATGAGGAAAGAAAGTCAGTCCATCTCATTCACGGGCCGCTGTTCGAAGGTCCTGTTTTCATCCAATAGACATTATCCTTTGTTTCCTTCATTACAAGACCCTTTCTTCCATTACTTTGTTTCCGACCAATAATGAGCTCTGTAATGTCGCCTTCTGTGTCATTGTTCGGGGTAACGAAGAACCCTCAAGACAGCCCTTTCATTCTCCGTCCAGGCCTTCACAGTACATTTCCAGCTCCTATAAAAAGGACCTCCATTCTTCTTTGTAACCGGAGAACTTCAATTCTTTATGAAAAGACGATCAAAGCAAAACCCCATTAATCATTGAAGTTCCTACACTGCTCCTCTCCACCCGATTGGAACGACTCCCGAATCCCAGACGGGGAAAGGGGATTGGGGTGTGGGCTGTTGGCCTGCTTCGCCCAAACGGCGGCAGCCTCAAAACTCGGTGGTGGAGATCAGGGTGATCTCCGACTGCAGGTCCTGCTGGATCCGCCTGGCGCCGCCGAAGCCGCCGGAGGAGGCCGGCTCCATGCCTAGTCACGCCGGGTTCTTCCGGGCGTCCGACGGGGCGCACACCGACACGGGCTCCCTCGGGGCCTGGCGGCCGCGGCCCAGGCTACGCGGGTCGGCGCCGGGCCGGCAGGGCACGCAGAAGTCCCGGAAGCAGCGCTTGAAGTTCTCGTCCAGGAAGGCGTAGAGCACGGGGTTGAGGCTGCTGTTGGTGTAGCCCAGGGCGATGCACAGGTGCCACACGGCCACCACGAAGGGGTTGCGGttgtccacctccaccagggTCTTCACGATGATGAAGATGTGGATGGGCGTCCAGCACACGATGAAGGCCGCCACGATCACCAGCACCATGCGGGTGATGCGCCGCATGTTGCGGTCCTTCTCCTTGGAGCCCGAGAGCAGACGCACGCTGCGCAGCCGCAGGATCATCAGGCCGTAGCAGCCCGTGATCACCATGACGGGCCCCACGAAGGCGAAGATGAACACGCAGATCTTGGTGACCGTGTCCCAGTACCAGTCGGGGTCGGGGAACTTCAGCATGCACAGGGTTTTAcctggagggagtggggggggcaaTCAGGGCGAGAGcaagggaggtgtgtgtgtgtgtgtgtgtgtgtgtgtgtgtgtgtgtgtgtgtgtgtgtgtgtgtgtgtgtgtgtgcatatttcagagggtctctttgtgtgtgtgtgtgtgtgtgtgtgtgtgtgtgtgtgtgtgtgtgtgtgtgtgtgtgtgtgtgcatatttcagagggtctctttgtgtgtgtgtgtgtttgtgtgtgtgtgcatgtatttcagaggttctgtgtgtgtgtgtgtgtgtgtgtgtgtgtgtgtgtgtgtgtgtgtgtgtgtgtgtttgtgcgtttgtatcagagtgtgtgagtgtgagtgtctaTGTGCACAAGCAACACTAGCAAAACATGTcacaacacaagcaaagcaCAAAAATCGGGAGATGACATTCTTAAGATGTCTATACGCGGCAAGGGAAGATCAAATCACAGTTATCACGCAGGCCATCATCTAACGTAACAGCCCGGGCATTGTGAAATGTTAACAATCCCcgagacgacgacgacgagacAGACATCAGGAAGCGTTTGTCAAATCAAAGTCAGCTTCATTGCCAATTCCAACCGACGTACAAATAGAATGATCAAAAATGTGTTGGTCTCTGACCCACTGTGCATTAAGTATAAAACGATCAAATTAggtaaaatgaaataaaattcataagtaatatttaatttatttaataaataaattctcACCACTGTCCGTCACCTTGGTGACCGCCATGACCATGATGGGCACGCCGATGGCCGACGACAGCACCCAGATCAGCACGTTGATCAGCTTGGCCTTGGCCGGCGTGCGGAAGCCCAGCGCGCGCACGGGGTGGCACACGGCGATGTAGCGGTCCACGCTCATCATGGTCAGCGTGAAGATGGAGGTGAACATGTTGTAGTAGTCGATGGCGATCACCACCTTGCAGAGCGCCTCGCCGAAGGGCCAGGTGTTCATCAGGTACTTGGCGCTCTGGAAGGGCAGCGTGCTGGTGGCCAGGGCGTCCGCCAGCGCCAGGTTGAAGATGTAGATGTTGGTGGCCGTCTTCAGCTTGGTGTacctggtgggaggggggtggagggggtggggggggggaggaggtgggggtggaggtgtggaggtggggagggggaggggtgggagggggagaggttcgGGGTTGGGGTGGGAATGGGAGGCGGtttgggggaggtggaggtgggagggaatGGGGGAGGGTGCAGTAGCTATAATGAGTACTAATGGGGCATTGAATTCCCTTTCATTGACCGTGCAGACTGGATTCGTTATTGATCTGAACTGCTGTCGCACAGTTTACAAGGGATATAGACGAGCATGTGCATCGTGAAGAAAGCATCTTAACCCACAGTAATATTTCACTACGGCCGGCTCCCTTGAACAGAAAGgtacttgcatgtgtgtgtatgtgtgtgtgagtgtgagtgtgagt
Proteins encoded:
- the oprd1a gene encoding opioid receptor, delta 1a, whose translation is METFTVPRADLADLYSVVPYNVTDEMSVMGYGGNETVLPTPVRSASGIIIAISITALYSVICVVGLLGNILVMYGVVRYTKLKTATNIYIFNLALADALATSTLPFQSAKYLMNTWPFGEALCKVVIAIDYYNMFTSIFTLTMMSVDRYIAVCHPVRALGFRTPAKAKLINVLIWVLSSAIGVPIMVMAVTKVTDSGKTLCMLKFPDPDWYWDTVTKICVFIFAFVGPVMVITGCYGLMILRLRSVRLLSGSKEKDRNMRRITRMVLVIVAAFIVCWTPIHIFIIVKTLVEVDNRNPFVVAVWHLCIALGYTNSSLNPVLYAFLDENFKRCFRDFCVPCRPGADPRSLGRGRQAPREPVSVCAPSDARKNPA